In the genome of Candidatus Saccharibacteria bacterium oral taxon 488, one region contains:
- the xth gene encoding exodeoxyribonuclease III produces MRLFSWNVNGIRAVINKGEFARFLQTYDPDIICLQETKAARDQVEIDLPEYHEHFYSAAKKGYSGTAILSKIRPLHWRDGLPPAIIERFNLTGDQYGNPADEGRIITAEFDDFWVVTCYTPNSKGDLSRLNLRHDQWDPAVLAYLEELERVKPVLYCGDMNVAHTEIDLANPKPNVGKHGFTNEEREGFQNYLDAGFVDTFRAAFPDKTGAYTWWTHWANARARNVGWRIDYWLASREIAERVKNPEIHAEQMGSDHCPVSIEVEV; encoded by the coding sequence ATGCGATTATTTTCTTGGAATGTTAATGGTATCCGCGCCGTCATCAACAAGGGTGAGTTTGCCCGTTTCCTGCAAACCTACGATCCAGACATTATATGCTTGCAGGAAACCAAGGCCGCCCGCGACCAGGTGGAAATTGATCTGCCGGAGTATCACGAGCATTTCTATTCAGCCGCCAAAAAGGGCTATTCCGGCACGGCGATTTTGTCGAAAATCCGGCCGCTGCACTGGCGCGACGGGCTGCCGCCGGCTATCATCGAGCGGTTCAATTTGACCGGCGATCAATACGGCAATCCGGCGGACGAAGGGCGCATCATCACCGCCGAATTCGACGATTTTTGGGTGGTGACGTGTTATACGCCAAATTCGAAAGGGGATTTAAGTCGGCTGAATTTACGCCATGATCAGTGGGATCCGGCCGTGCTGGCCTATCTGGAGGAGTTGGAGCGAGTGAAACCGGTTCTATACTGCGGCGACATGAACGTGGCGCATACAGAAATTGACCTGGCAAATCCAAAGCCTAATGTCGGCAAGCACGGTTTCACTAACGAGGAGCGAGAAGGCTTTCAGAATTACCTAGACGCTGGATTTGTCGATACCTTCCGGGCGGCTTTCCCTGACAAGACCGGGGCGTATACCTGGTGGACGCACTGGGCCAACGCCCGGGCACGCAATGTCGGCTGGCGGATCGACTATTGGCTGGCGTCGCGCGAAATCGCTGAGCGTGTCAAAAATCCTGAGATCCACGCCGAACAAATGGGCAGCGACCACTGCCCGGTAAGCATTGAGGTTGAGGTATGA
- a CDS encoding HAD-IB family hydrolase — protein MKQQKFAVFDIDGTLIRGGLYRQLVLGLIDAGAIPEVHASIIQQKLLSWKRRESKDAYDEYELSLVNAISRSLADIPTAVYDEVANSIVTEELDHVYTYTRHRLRELKQAGYFLIAISGSQQELVEPFAKKYGFDAWASQVYERQGDTFTGTIIAKTYTNKDKILQGIIDKYGLTLTDSYAFGDSEGDRHLLAMVEHPVVFNPTEKLLEIAKTNGWPIVLERKSVVFELEKGERGYLLAQAGKI, from the coding sequence ATGAAGCAGCAGAAATTCGCAGTTTTTGATATCGATGGTACGCTCATTCGTGGCGGGCTGTACCGGCAGCTAGTGCTCGGGCTGATTGATGCTGGCGCCATCCCCGAAGTCCACGCGTCGATCATCCAGCAGAAATTACTCAGCTGGAAGCGGCGAGAGTCAAAAGATGCCTACGACGAGTACGAACTGAGTTTGGTCAATGCCATCTCTCGTTCGCTGGCTGACATCCCGACCGCGGTGTATGACGAGGTTGCGAATAGCATCGTCACGGAAGAGCTTGACCACGTTTACACCTACACGCGGCATCGCCTGCGTGAGCTAAAGCAGGCGGGCTATTTTCTGATCGCTATCTCTGGTTCGCAGCAAGAGTTAGTCGAGCCATTTGCTAAAAAATACGGCTTTGACGCCTGGGCGTCTCAGGTGTATGAACGACAGGGCGACACGTTTACTGGCACAATTATCGCCAAAACGTATACCAACAAAGACAAAATTCTCCAAGGAATTATCGATAAATACGGATTGACCCTGACTGACAGTTATGCCTTTGGCGACAGCGAGGGCGATCGACACCTCCTGGCGATGGTTGAACATCCCGTCGTCTTTAATCCGACGGAAAAGCTGCTTGAAATTGCCAAAACCAACGGCTGGCCAATTGTCCTGGAGCGTAAAAGCGTGGTGTTTGAACTCGAGAAAGGCGAACGTGGATACCTTTTGGCGCAAGCAGGAAAAATCTAA
- a CDS encoding PEGA domain-containing protein produces the protein MYRKQKRSLELARRTLIYTVMVLAVCTLAFILIFHTLGYQLDLKTQTVEQRALVQYDSRPQGARVSVDGMELGKTHIKGMLPEGQHQFSMRLDGYDEWRKVVEVKAGTLTWLSYARLVPSERVVSSVKEFSSLASVRFSPNWRFMLGVMQATDAPKIVWGDLRDSDKPKFNEVTLDTSVVAGYGGQSTAHAFKIVEWDSGNRYAILKHTYVVEGQGEKVQWLKVDRENKTVVDIAKVIGLELKDVRFLGESGNELYVLQSSGELRRADLNAATISAPLISHVQSFSVYGTDYITYVGTNGTSKLQLAGIWRKDWTEPVVVRRQTEAEASTPLMIKFSRYDNKDVLVVGVGSAVTLHMGAALDGSSSSASKLLSRVKSITVGEQLTELDLSGTGRFVLMRTGAGFMSYDIERQSVSHDTALPTGTVLDWLDDYHVWSVEGGKVVMREFDGANQSTMLEASEGFDASLSHDGDWLYAFRRADNGTVTMSRLRMTIKR, from the coding sequence ATGTATCGAAAACAAAAGCGCAGTTTAGAGCTCGCCCGCAGGACACTGATTTACACAGTTATGGTACTGGCGGTGTGTACGTTGGCGTTTATTTTGATTTTTCATACGCTTGGCTATCAGCTGGATCTCAAGACGCAGACGGTTGAGCAGCGGGCGCTGGTGCAGTATGATTCGCGGCCGCAAGGCGCACGGGTGTCCGTCGATGGCATGGAGCTCGGCAAGACGCATATCAAGGGCATGCTTCCTGAGGGGCAGCATCAATTTTCCATGCGGCTGGATGGTTATGACGAGTGGCGCAAAGTTGTCGAGGTCAAGGCCGGAACGCTGACCTGGTTATCGTATGCGCGGCTGGTGCCGAGTGAACGGGTGGTGAGTTCGGTCAAGGAATTTTCGTCGCTGGCCTCGGTGCGATTTTCGCCAAATTGGCGGTTCATGCTGGGTGTGATGCAAGCGACCGATGCGCCAAAGATCGTTTGGGGCGATTTGCGCGATTCGGATAAGCCAAAGTTTAATGAGGTGACGCTGGATACGTCGGTGGTGGCAGGCTATGGCGGTCAGTCGACGGCGCATGCATTCAAGATTGTTGAGTGGGATTCGGGCAATCGCTACGCCATTCTCAAACACACCTACGTGGTCGAAGGCCAAGGCGAAAAAGTTCAGTGGCTGAAGGTCGACCGCGAGAACAAAACAGTAGTTGACATCGCGAAAGTAATCGGGCTCGAGCTAAAAGACGTGCGCTTCCTCGGTGAGAGTGGCAACGAACTATATGTACTGCAGTCGAGCGGCGAACTGCGGCGAGCGGACCTCAACGCGGCGACGATTTCTGCGCCGCTGATCAGTCATGTGCAGTCGTTCTCAGTGTACGGCACGGATTATATCACCTACGTCGGGACAAATGGTACGAGCAAGCTGCAGCTGGCGGGCATTTGGCGCAAGGACTGGACTGAACCAGTGGTCGTGCGGCGACAGACTGAGGCGGAGGCTTCGACGCCGTTGATGATTAAGTTCTCGCGCTATGATAATAAAGACGTGCTGGTGGTCGGCGTTGGCTCGGCAGTGACGTTGCATATGGGCGCGGCGCTGGACGGGTCGAGCTCGTCGGCGTCAAAGCTACTGAGCCGCGTCAAGTCGATCACCGTCGGCGAGCAACTGACTGAACTAGATCTGAGCGGTACCGGGCGGTTCGTCTTGATGCGAACGGGGGCTGGCTTTATGAGCTATGACATTGAGCGGCAATCGGTGTCGCACGATACGGCGCTGCCAACAGGAACGGTGCTTGACTGGCTGGATGATTATCACGTGTGGAGTGTTGAGGGTGGCAAGGTGGTGATGCGCGAGTTCGACGGCGCTAATCAGTCGACAATGCTGGAGGCCAGCGAAGGGTTTGACGCGTCACTGTCGCACGACGGCGACTGGTTGTATGCTTTCCGCCGAGCCGATAACGGCACGGTGACGATGTCGCGGCTGCGCATGACGATCAAGCGCTAA
- a CDS encoding DUF4367 domain-containing protein — translation MNKQIIHKTVHKTAGQKSTTLSRRHVAAPSHAKRRLASRPDITRDTSVPISVHVNKFASAAPVVLPQPTKRDRPAEPHPTVVRAQARAAQQPHQTTRTATRRSPATSHHYSTRIVKPNQTPAKQNPATLAPKPAAVLKNEAITEALQRATTPEKAPRRSKKPKNRIGRWLQIASVGLAIMLIGGYFTYLGMPNISTRIAAIQSGVNAKYPGYRPTGYALSGPITFKSGEVRMKFAYTDGGQSYTITQQKSSLNSAALKETLTADGGEVQTTTAGGLTIYSTDRTASWINGGVLYQITLSGALSSEQVTKIATSL, via the coding sequence ATGAACAAACAAATCATCCATAAAACCGTCCATAAAACTGCCGGCCAAAAATCAACGACGCTCAGTCGCCGTCACGTCGCCGCACCATCGCACGCCAAGCGTCGCTTGGCCAGCCGCCCCGACATTACGCGCGACACCTCCGTCCCGATAAGTGTCCATGTCAATAAATTTGCGTCGGCCGCACCAGTCGTCCTGCCGCAGCCAACCAAGCGTGACCGTCCTGCCGAACCACACCCGACCGTCGTGCGCGCTCAAGCTCGTGCTGCCCAACAGCCTCATCAGACCACCCGAACTGCAACTCGCCGCAGTCCAGCCACATCACACCATTACTCGACTCGTATCGTTAAACCAAATCAAACTCCAGCCAAACAGAATCCTGCGACCCTCGCACCCAAGCCAGCCGCCGTTCTCAAAAACGAGGCCATCACCGAAGCACTGCAGCGCGCCACTACTCCAGAAAAAGCGCCGCGCCGCAGCAAAAAACCAAAGAACCGCATCGGTCGCTGGCTGCAAATCGCCTCTGTCGGCTTGGCCATCATGCTGATCGGCGGCTACTTTACCTACCTCGGCATGCCTAACATCTCCACCCGTATCGCCGCCATCCAATCTGGTGTTAACGCCAAATACCCCGGCTATCGACCGACCGGCTATGCCCTCAGCGGCCCGATTACCTTCAAGAGCGGGGAAGTCCGCATGAAATTTGCCTACACTGACGGCGGCCAATCTTACACCATCACCCAGCAAAAAAGCTCACTCAATTCCGCCGCCCTCAAAGAGACTCTGACCGCTGACGGCGGCGAAGTCCAAACTACCACCGCCGGCGGTCTGACTATTTACAGCACCGACCGGACGGCCAGCTGGATCAATGGCGGCGTCCTCTACCAGATCACCCTCAGCGGGGCATTGTCAAGTGAGCAAGTCACCAAAATTGCCACTAGTTTATAA
- a CDS encoding glycosyltransferase — translation MRRQQRLRIALVTDDFYPASGGIGRSIQTQISELISLGYEVTLLAPRHFLERPTGCKTVVVPSFYIPGTPSHMCVLKCGRRSARRICRQHRFDIIHSQTERGGLMLAARIAKEQGIPHIHTFHANLAGTHTSQPFGAFWGSMAYLFLINPMISMIADKRLDQPVFFAPKSPDAPGILARFDWHTMATVASRVDAFTAPADFMTQRISDCASWLDERSHIVPTGVNPKLSHAIAHAKRHRTDRTIRFLSVCRLAPEKRVDAIIRAFIQADLPNAELHIIGDGKQLKLRLLAEKHQGIIFHGHVSCVKQMAEAFVNADVFVLASHGFDTQAMTIGEAVTAGLPIIYCDPRLTVGTTKDNSILARDPSVEQLAAAMRQMANDTRRRQMARASSRLAPELSPEHMAHKYLTIYRDLIKHTV, via the coding sequence TATCCAGCATCCGGCGGTATCGGACGATCAATCCAGACGCAAATTAGCGAATTGATCAGCCTAGGGTACGAGGTGACGCTGCTCGCGCCGCGGCATTTTTTGGAGCGACCAACTGGCTGCAAAACCGTGGTTGTACCCTCATTCTACATCCCCGGCACGCCCTCGCACATGTGCGTTCTCAAGTGCGGCCGGCGTAGCGCACGGCGTATCTGCCGCCAGCACCGCTTTGATATCATCCATAGCCAGACAGAGCGGGGCGGCCTGATGTTGGCAGCGCGCATCGCCAAAGAGCAGGGCATCCCTCACATTCACACCTTTCACGCCAATCTCGCCGGCACCCACACGTCGCAGCCGTTCGGTGCATTTTGGGGGTCAATGGCCTATCTGTTTTTGATCAATCCAATGATTTCGATGATCGCCGACAAACGGCTTGACCAGCCAGTATTCTTTGCGCCAAAAAGCCCCGACGCACCGGGAATCTTGGCACGATTTGACTGGCACACCATGGCGACCGTCGCTTCGCGCGTCGATGCCTTTACCGCACCGGCTGACTTTATGACCCAGCGAATCAGCGACTGCGCATCGTGGCTGGACGAGCGCTCACACATTGTACCGACTGGTGTTAACCCCAAGCTCAGCCACGCCATCGCCCATGCTAAGCGCCACCGCACCGACCGCACCATCCGCTTTTTGAGCGTCTGCCGCCTGGCGCCCGAAAAGCGCGTTGACGCCATCATCCGCGCCTTTATCCAGGCTGACCTGCCAAACGCCGAGCTCCACATCATCGGTGACGGCAAGCAGCTCAAGCTCCGACTGCTCGCCGAAAAGCACCAGGGCATTATCTTTCACGGGCATGTCTCGTGCGTCAAGCAGATGGCCGAGGCATTCGTCAACGCCGACGTCTTTGTCCTAGCGTCGCACGGCTTTGACACCCAAGCCATGACCATCGGCGAGGCAGTGACTGCAGGACTGCCGATTATCTACTGCGACCCGCGGCTGACCGTCGGCACGACAAAGGATAACAGCATCCTGGCGCGGGACCCGTCAGTTGAGCAGCTGGCGGCCGCGATGCGTCAGATGGCCAACGATACACGACGACGCCAGATGGCCCGCGCCTCGTCTCGCCTAGCACCCGAGCTTAGCCCAGAACACATGGCTCACAAATATCTAACAATTTACCGCGACTTGATAAAGCATACGGTATAA
- a CDS encoding sortase, whose product MNPHDDQFGRRVGAPISSQPRPLTPPPRDYSGSQAAAANVIRDQINAIYGGRGTESTPHTTPVVQPRPTEQPHPEPTERTTVTPPPRTPSPHALNTAPPAAQPTQPIAAPSPAHPAHITESPQPQPANKSTDKPTVAPPTTQPQPAAPAKTPTHQPQITADQWKQYHSSWQKYYQMYYERYYASHLDQKQQEFNRLVQSARNANTAAAPAMTDMLSAQSPIKRLRAQIQQTVRDKAKKVTKSRHFIPALAGVLVLLAFVFLQYNRVLFGIAAAYTTPGNVDPQNIIVNPASSAAVGPDPRLIIPKLNVDVPVIYGVNAADHNAQMKAMEKGAAHFAIAGANAVPGQVGNAVFSAHSSNDAFAPGDHKFVFAQNEKLVKDDIIYMHYQGKRYTYAVTKKEVVLPNEVSRIQIQTDKPILTLISCVPLGTAEKRLLVFAEQISPDPSGATKSTEPVTTQSGAIPGKPSPTLLERLFGAKE is encoded by the coding sequence ATGAATCCACATGACGATCAGTTTGGCAGGCGAGTGGGAGCGCCAATCTCGAGTCAACCTCGTCCACTGACGCCGCCACCACGTGATTATTCCGGCTCGCAAGCTGCTGCCGCCAATGTTATTCGTGATCAAATCAATGCTATTTACGGCGGTCGCGGCACCGAATCAACGCCACACACCACACCGGTGGTTCAGCCGCGGCCCACGGAGCAGCCACATCCAGAACCGACCGAACGTACCACTGTTACGCCGCCACCACGCACGCCAAGCCCGCACGCCCTGAACACCGCGCCACCGGCAGCACAACCGACCCAGCCGATTGCAGCGCCATCTCCCGCTCATCCCGCTCACATCACCGAGTCACCCCAGCCCCAACCAGCGAACAAATCAACGGACAAGCCCACCGTCGCGCCACCAACCACACAGCCACAGCCGGCCGCCCCGGCAAAAACTCCCACTCATCAGCCGCAAATCACCGCCGATCAGTGGAAGCAGTATCACAGCTCGTGGCAAAAATATTACCAGATGTACTACGAGCGCTATTATGCCTCGCACCTTGATCAAAAGCAACAGGAGTTTAACCGGCTGGTCCAGTCTGCTCGCAACGCTAACACCGCCGCCGCGCCGGCCATGACCGATATGCTGTCCGCCCAAAGCCCCATCAAGCGCCTCCGTGCCCAGATCCAGCAGACCGTCCGCGACAAGGCCAAAAAAGTCACCAAGTCACGCCACTTCATCCCGGCACTAGCGGGTGTATTGGTGCTGCTAGCGTTCGTCTTTTTGCAGTACAACCGCGTTCTGTTTGGCATCGCCGCTGCCTACACCACCCCGGGCAATGTTGATCCACAAAACATCATCGTCAATCCAGCAAGCAGCGCGGCTGTTGGCCCCGACCCACGGCTGATCATCCCCAAGCTCAACGTTGATGTACCAGTCATTTATGGCGTTAACGCGGCCGACCATAACGCTCAAATGAAAGCAATGGAGAAGGGCGCTGCTCACTTCGCGATCGCTGGCGCTAACGCCGTGCCTGGCCAAGTTGGTAATGCCGTCTTCTCAGCACACTCTTCTAACGATGCCTTCGCACCCGGTGACCACAAGTTTGTCTTTGCTCAAAACGAAAAGCTCGTCAAAGACGACATCATCTATATGCACTACCAGGGCAAGCGCTACACCTACGCCGTCACCAAGAAAGAAGTCGTCCTGCCGAACGAGGTCAGCCGCATCCAGATCCAGACCGACAAGCCGATCCTCACTCTGATCAGCTGCGTACCGCTCGGCACCGCTGAAAAACGCCTCTTGGTCTTTGCCGAGCAAATCAGCCCCGACCCATCTGGCGCTACCAAATCAACCGAGCCAGTCACCACGCAGTCCGGCGCTATCCCGGGTAAGCCATCGCCAACACTACTCGAGCGATTATTCGGCGCCAAAGAGTAA
- a CDS encoding D-alanyl-D-alanine carboxypeptidase family protein, whose protein sequence is MLVVASSAVVTYFTLRHFNPPHVTTQQPISKEQPAPAPKEKTPDSQKPPAPAAPGLALPNATPIPARIVNSADDADLWKIANKSRAFANPRYQPSDLRIVSVPTLPGRGQDERSLRAVLMPELEKLVAAARAAGVTLRVGSGYRSYATQASLFASYVRRHGEAAASRFSSRPGHSEHQSGLAVDFAGADQTCWVDDCFERTAAGKWLAAHAHEYGFILRYPKGKESITGYQYEPWHFRYVGRELAGALYQSGLTMEEAWSYIEKAMIELKQRGTQ, encoded by the coding sequence ATGTTGGTTGTCGCCAGTAGCGCCGTAGTGACTTATTTCACCCTCCGTCATTTCAACCCGCCGCACGTCACCACCCAGCAGCCAATTAGCAAGGAGCAACCCGCGCCAGCACCCAAAGAAAAAACTCCCGACAGCCAGAAACCTCCAGCGCCAGCTGCGCCGGGCCTTGCTCTGCCAAACGCTACGCCGATCCCCGCTCGCATTGTCAACAGTGCCGATGACGCCGATCTCTGGAAAATTGCTAACAAATCCCGAGCCTTCGCCAATCCTCGCTATCAGCCCAGCGACCTCCGCATCGTCAGTGTGCCGACATTACCCGGCCGCGGCCAGGACGAGCGTTCACTCCGCGCCGTTCTCATGCCTGAGCTCGAGAAATTAGTCGCTGCTGCCCGCGCCGCTGGCGTCACCCTTCGCGTCGGCTCAGGCTACCGCAGTTACGCCACCCAAGCCTCGCTCTTCGCTAGCTACGTCCGCCGGCACGGTGAGGCCGCAGCCAGCCGCTTTAGCTCCCGCCCCGGACACAGCGAGCACCAATCAGGCCTAGCCGTTGACTTCGCTGGCGCCGACCAAACCTGTTGGGTAGATGATTGTTTCGAGCGAACCGCCGCCGGCAAATGGCTAGCCGCTCATGCCCACGAATACGGTTTTATTCTGCGCTACCCGAAGGGTAAGGAATCGATCACCGGCTATCAATACGAGCCATGGCATTTTCGCTACGTTGGACGGGAACTCGCGGGCGCTCTATATCAGTCGGGCTTGACGATGGAGGAGGCTTGGTCGTATATTGAAAAGGCAATGATTGAACTCAAACAGCGAGGAACACAATAA
- a CDS encoding glutamate--tRNA ligase → MTTRTRFAPSPTGFLHVGGIRTALFAFLVARQAGGQFILRLEDTDKVREVAGSREHLIASLKALHLDYDEGPDIGGPHGPYIQSQRLEHYRQWAQTLIDAGRAYADPYTPEQIQAFRDAAQAEKRAFRYRDHRPDSPPAWDGTMPLRFKAEPKSYTYHDEVMGDITTSPEVVDDFVLIKSDGYPTYNFAHIIDDTEMNITHVIRGQEFISSMPNYLALYEALGLPRPIFAHLPHIMNEQGNKKLGKRDGAKDVLDYIRDGYLPEALDSFIATMGWNDGTEQETFTMDELITKFSLDRVQRSGARFDEKRLLWTNGQFIRSLTLDDLAGRVNDFWPDSAAEADEGYRRRVLALAQDRLKTLRDLGGFGYFFTEPEINMELIDSNKQLKKLSEYERRELLETARHKLATLTDWTPDAIQVRLNELLEITGQKPGILFSLIRIAITWAPFSPQLSDTLALIGRERTLARLERGITAFSAA, encoded by the coding sequence ATGACTACACGCACTCGTTTCGCACCCTCGCCAACAGGGTTTTTACATGTTGGCGGCATTCGCACGGCATTGTTTGCTTTTCTCGTCGCCCGGCAGGCCGGCGGGCAATTTATCCTGCGCCTCGAAGACACTGACAAGGTCCGCGAAGTTGCCGGCAGCCGCGAGCATCTCATCGCCAGCCTCAAGGCGCTGCACCTCGACTACGACGAAGGTCCGGACATCGGCGGGCCACACGGGCCGTACATCCAAAGCCAGCGGCTCGAGCATTACCGCCAGTGGGCACAAACATTAATCGACGCCGGCCGCGCCTACGCTGATCCCTACACTCCTGAGCAAATCCAAGCGTTTCGCGACGCCGCCCAGGCCGAGAAGCGCGCCTTTCGCTACCGCGACCATCGCCCCGATAGTCCACCTGCCTGGGACGGTACCATGCCGCTGCGCTTCAAGGCTGAGCCCAAAAGCTACACCTATCACGACGAGGTCATGGGCGATATTACCACCAGCCCCGAGGTCGTTGACGACTTCGTCCTCATCAAGTCCGACGGCTACCCGACCTACAATTTTGCCCACATCATCGACGACACCGAGATGAATATCACCCACGTCATTCGCGGCCAGGAGTTCATCTCCAGCATGCCAAATTATCTGGCACTCTACGAAGCACTGGGCTTGCCGCGGCCCATATTCGCCCATCTGCCACACATCATGAACGAGCAGGGTAACAAGAAATTAGGCAAGCGCGACGGCGCCAAAGACGTGCTGGATTATATCCGTGATGGCTATCTGCCAGAGGCGCTGGATAGCTTCATCGCCACCATGGGCTGGAACGACGGCACCGAGCAAGAGACCTTTACTATGGATGAGCTAATTACCAAGTTCAGCCTCGACCGCGTGCAGCGCTCGGGCGCTCGCTTTGACGAAAAGCGGCTGCTGTGGACGAATGGGCAGTTTATCCGGTCGCTGACGCTGGATGACCTAGCTGGGCGAGTCAATGATTTTTGGCCGGACAGTGCCGCCGAGGCGGACGAGGGGTATCGCCGGCGCGTCCTAGCGCTGGCGCAAGACCGCTTAAAAACCCTGCGTGATCTCGGCGGATTTGGCTATTTTTTCACGGAGCCTGAGATCAACATGGAGCTCATCGACAGCAACAAACAACTCAAGAAATTGTCTGAGTATGAGCGGCGCGAATTACTAGAAACCGCCCGCCACAAACTCGCCACGCTCACCGACTGGACACCAGACGCAATTCAAGTCCGGCTGAACGAACTGCTAGAAATCACCGGCCAAAAGCCCGGCATTCTCTTTAGCCTCATCCGTATCGCCATCACCTGGGCACCGTTCAGCCCGCAGCTGAGTGACACACTAGCGCTGATTGGCCGCGAGCGCACGTTGGCGCGGCTTGAGCGGGGAATTACCGCGTTCTCGGCGGCGTAA